A stretch of DNA from Telopea speciosissima isolate NSW1024214 ecotype Mountain lineage chromosome 5, Tspe_v1, whole genome shotgun sequence:
TCGTAGTAGGTTGAATCAAAATATGGATTTTTTTCACACAGgtgattttataattatttttcaaGTAAAAGAGAAGTAGGGATGTAACGGATCAAATTCAAATCGAATTGGGCACTATCCTAATTCGAATTTGTTTACCAATTTGTTATTCGAATTCAATATTTTAAACGGATTTCGAACATCATCCGATTCTATCCGATTGCCGAAAAAACAGAGACGGGGAGTGAgtgagaggagaagaagacgatggagctctgaatttttaatttttttgctgTCCTCTTTGGGAAGTCTTGTTCTTACTATTGGTTTCGTCTGTGACAGAAATCTAAGTAGcatgaagaagaataaaaagaaaaaacaaggttacaggaagaaggaaaaaatagtGAAGAATAGAAtttcaggaagaagaagaattaggggggaaaaaagaagaagagaaaaccagAATCGAAGAGAGAAGAATcagaataagaaattaaaaaaaaaaaaaaaaaagaggataaaatCATAGTTgaaagatgaagagaagaaaaccagagtccatggaagaaaaaagagTAACAATAAGATCGCAGAATACTAGTCACTAGAGTATGAGGAAACACACAGTCGTCAGGGTCACCTGAGCCGTAGCCACTCACCGTTGTTGGAGACTTGGAGTCGCCTGAGGTTGTAGACGCACTGACACAGTGGGCGAAAGGGTTAGGGGTTGTCGTCGATGAGGGGTCTCAATTTCTATCCACTCGTTAACGAATCAGTGGAGTGGTTTTCGTTCCGACATTGAATTGAATCTTCCCCAGATCCCAATCACTTCGTTCAAACAGGCATTGATCAGGCAATCTTCAACAAGTGTCCCCCAGATCCATTGAAATGGGAGAAATTATATCCAACCTCGTTACGCTCATCACCCTATAAATTGGCCAAACCATAACCTTCCCTTCCATGACCTCACTTCTCAAATTCAGTAATACTCAAGCATTCCATTAACGCAGTTTGCTTTACAACCATCTACGATCATCATGTGGAACAGAGTTCTCTTCCTTTTGGGATTGTCGATTTTGGCCTTCGTTCAGGTCATAGATGGCTTctctcatcaccaccaccaccatcaccaccaccaccagcagctCGACCATCAATCTGCAGTGCATGATACCGATGGCAATGAGCTCGAAGCAGGGATGCCGTACTACATTGTCTCCGCAATCAGGGGAGGCGGCGGCGGAGGTGTTTCtctaggaaggagagagagctCCACCAGTCAAAGTCACACGGCCCATACCCCAACAGTGAAGCAGAGCTCCTACGACAGGAACATGGGAACCCCAGTGATGTTCTCTCCAGCATCCTCAGAACACCCAGAATTGGATTTGCCGTCTGCAGAAGAAGAGGGAACGATGATAATTCGGGAATCAATGGACATGAACATTTGCTTCTCTGGGATGGACAATAGGGTGTGGCAGGTGGAACAGAGGAGAGAGCAATCCggaggatggtggtggtggtcgtcaAAGAATTCGAGTTTGAGGTATGTGACGGTGAAGGGGAAGCCAGGGCACCCAGGGGAGTCGACAGTGAGGAACTGGTTCAGAATCGAGAGGATAAGCGAGGGTAGCCCTGTATATAGGATCGTCTACTGTCCCAACGTGTGCGAGTCGTGCCATGTGGTGTGCGGGAGGGTTGGGATTACCAAGGAGAACAGCGAGCGATGGCTATCGGTTTCAGAGCACCGAGAGTTCCCTTTCGTCTTCGTCAGAGCTAGGCAGTCCCACGACAGCAACAACAAAGATGAATAGAGAAAGAAAGCAGAGTTGAAtggaataagagaagaaagagtcTGGCTATGACGCTGGCTGATCGAGCGGGAATAATAGCAGAAGGAATGAGTAAACCGATCCAAAAGTTCTTCTAATTCTCCAACCACGCAAAAGGAAAAATTTACAACAAAAGTTCTGTCCGCAGCAACATTAGTTAATCAGTCGCCTTTGATTGTTCTATCCAATATCAATCAATTttgatctctctttctctgcttGCATTTCCAATTTCTTACTTTTCAATAGCTTTTTGAACCCTTTATATTTTGAGGTGGTAAACTTTAGGGTAAAAAGATCATTGCTTGGTGGCGTGGCCCTTGCACCAGTATGAGCCGACGGCAATGAGAGTGCAAAGGGGCATCATCcgcatcaatatggatgaaattattttatttcattgggggTGGATTTTGTAATTCACACACTCTTGTGTTTAAGCATAAGGGCCACACGACCTCACAATGTTTTTTTTGCCCTattaaaaattaggaaaataacTTTAAGGAAAGGgttcttttggatttttatccACTGCTGGACTCATCGTGCGGTGTtgcaggtgccatgtgtgccatgtggggcccgttgcacacacatggcacctgcagCGCCAAATGATGAGTACAGCAACGCtgcagttacagcagcggataatgATCTGGGTTCTCTCACCAAGCAAAATCAGGGACCACACCAAAGACGTGGAATAAAATGATATCTTATGTAGGAAGAGAGCAAGGTCATTTCttatgaggaggagaaaaagatgGGGTGAGGGGGTGACGGTTAAAATCAAGGCA
This window harbors:
- the LOC122661859 gene encoding 21 kDa seed protein-like, whose translation is MWNRVLFLLGLSILAFVQVIDGFSHHHHHHHHHHQQLDHQSAVHDTDGNELEAGMPYYIVSAIRGGGGGGVSLGRRESSTSQSHTAHTPTVKQSSYDRNMGTPVMFSPASSEHPELDLPSAEEEGTMIIRESMDMNICFSGMDNRVWQVEQRREQSGGWWWWSSKNSSLRYVTVKGKPGHPGESTVRNWFRIERISEGSPVYRIVYCPNVCESCHVVCGRVGITKENSERWLSVSEHREFPFVFVRARQSHDSNNKDE